The DNA sequence CCGTGTCCCATCAGAACCAGGGGACGCGTGCCGGTGGCGCCGTCCGGCGTCCACAGCACGCCGGGAATCTCGCCGAGGGTGAAGAGCTGTTCACGGACGCCGTTCGACGACGTCTCAGAGGTGAAACGCATAGCGTGTCGAACCTTTCGGGATGCCTTCTGCGGGCACTCCCTAGACCATGCGGGGGAGGGAGTCCCGACCTGTCACAGCGTTGATCGGTCTCACCTCCTCAGTTCGCGGCGGCGCACGGCGACGCCGAAGCTATCACGGCCCGGTGGCGCGCCGGGCGCGCAGGGCGCGGAGCTTGTGCCGGTTGCCGCAGCGTTCCATCGCGCACCACCGCCGGGCGCCGGGACGGGACAAGTCGACGAACACCAGCGGGCAGTTGTCGCCGGCACACACCCGGATGCGTTCGGACAGCGGCCCGGACAGCAGCCCGATCATCTCCCGGGCCAGGGTCGACAGCGCCTGCCCGGCCCGCACCGGCGGCGCCCACGCCGCCGTCGTGCCGTCGGCGGCGAGCTCGGGGCCAGCGGCGGCCCGGCCGCGGCCCGGTTGATCACGTCGACCGCGCCCGTGGGGAGGGGACGCCCCGCCGCCCGGGCGTGTGCCGTGTCCCAGACCGCCT is a window from the Polymorphospora rubra genome containing:
- a CDS encoding CGNR zinc finger domain-containing protein, with protein sequence MRAGQALSTLAREMIGLLSGPLSERIRVCAGDNCPLVFVDLSRPGARRWCAMERCGNRHKLRALRARRATGP